A section of the Methanoregula sp. genome encodes:
- a CDS encoding TMEM175 family protein — translation MGGFEQDNPHRISKGRLETLVDTIFAFAMTLLVLGIAMPELSVSHAATELPGYLEKLLPQFILFIIAFLVLALFWIEHHRQFHYLTIVDPTVLRFNIAMLIFIVLIPFTTDVSGAYDGVMIAVLLFHANLLIVGSLFLGQWMYICRRNHLCDTRFDIAKEGYRFWILAAVPSVAILGIGVAILSPPFSLLVYLLVPIIISISRKKSLQSQEQNTG, via the coding sequence ATGGGCGGATTTGAACAGGATAATCCCCACCGGATCTCCAAAGGGCGACTCGAGACATTGGTGGACACGATCTTTGCGTTCGCCATGACCCTGCTCGTTCTCGGTATCGCTATGCCGGAATTATCCGTGAGCCATGCCGCAACTGAGCTCCCCGGTTACCTTGAAAAATTATTGCCGCAGTTTATTCTCTTCATTATCGCATTTCTGGTACTAGCCCTCTTCTGGATCGAACACCACCGCCAGTTTCATTATCTGACAATCGTTGATCCAACGGTCCTCCGGTTCAATATTGCGATGCTCATCTTCATTGTCCTGATCCCGTTCACCACCGACGTGTCAGGAGCTTATGACGGGGTGATGATCGCCGTGCTTCTTTTCCATGCAAATCTCCTGATCGTTGGTTCTCTCTTTCTTGGCCAGTGGATGTACATCTGCCGGCGCAACCATCTCTGTGACACGAGATTTGACATCGCTAAGGAAGGATACCGGTTCTGGATCCTTGCAGCCGTCCCATCCGTTGCGATCCTCGGCATTGGGGTGGCAATTCTTTCACCCCCGTTCTCCCTGCTGGTCTATCTTCTCGTCCCGATAATCATCAGCATCAGCAGGAAGAAGTCCTTACAATCCCAGGAACAAAACACAGGATAA
- the ruvC gene encoding crossover junction endodeoxyribonuclease RuvC — translation MIVIGIDPGVARLGYGVIRVEKGVITPVCYGCIETKAGRRQAERLLEIYSEITALFTRYSPDYLAMEKLFFTKNVTSAMSVSEVRGVILLAAEQHGLPVEEYTPNQIKQAITGSGRADKAQMQEMIKRLLHLDEVPRPDDAADGLSIALCHIHIMR, via the coding sequence ATGATCGTCATAGGCATTGATCCCGGCGTTGCCCGGCTCGGGTATGGCGTGATACGGGTAGAGAAAGGAGTGATAACGCCGGTCTGTTATGGGTGTATCGAGACCAAGGCAGGCAGGCGCCAGGCAGAGCGGCTGCTGGAGATATATTCAGAAATTACCGCACTCTTTACCCGCTATTCCCCGGATTACCTGGCCATGGAGAAACTCTTTTTTACCAAGAATGTCACGTCTGCGATGAGCGTGAGCGAGGTGCGGGGGGTGATACTCCTTGCCGCAGAGCAGCACGGTCTGCCGGTCGAAGAGTATACCCCGAACCAGATAAAACAGGCCATCACCGGATCCGGACGGGCGGACAAGGCACAGATGCAGGAGATGATCAAGCGCCTGCTCCATCTCGATGAGGTGCCCAGACCGGATGATGCGGCGGATGGTCTTTCGATTGCCTTATGTCATATCCACATCATGAGATAG
- the ruvA gene encoding Holliday junction branch migration protein RuvA: MIAHLYGEPVQTGDRWVVLDVNGIGYRVYVPVPEVQEIAGRKGKVKLFTHMTVREDAITLYGFLHASEREIFSILIGVSGIGPQTAINILSQITIEDFVMAILSEDEKSLTRISGIGSKGAKRLILELRDKIKKVRDSMPPAGTGKADHLIHDAASALISLGFAEKDSYDAVRISAAGLTEPSIQTLIKAALVNLKEH; encoded by the coding sequence ATGATCGCGCATCTGTACGGTGAACCGGTCCAGACCGGGGACCGGTGGGTGGTACTGGACGTCAACGGCATTGGGTACCGCGTATATGTACCCGTTCCCGAGGTGCAGGAGATCGCAGGCCGGAAGGGGAAGGTAAAACTCTTCACCCACATGACAGTCCGGGAAGATGCCATCACCCTGTACGGGTTCCTCCACGCAAGCGAGCGGGAAATATTTTCCATCCTCATTGGCGTCTCGGGAATCGGCCCCCAGACTGCCATCAATATCCTCTCCCAGATCACGATCGAAGACTTTGTAATGGCAATCCTCTCCGAAGATGAGAAAAGCCTGACACGGATATCGGGGATCGGGAGCAAGGGTGCAAAGCGGCTCATCCTTGAACTCCGGGACAAGATCAAAAAAGTACGCGATTCCATGCCCCCGGCGGGAACCGGAAAAGCAGATCACCTGATCCACGATGCAGCCAGTGCGCTCATCTCGCTGGGTTTTGCCGAGAAGGACTCGTACGATGCGGTCCGGATCTCCGCCGCAGGATTAACAGAGCCGTCCATCCAGACCCTGATCAAAGCGGCACTGGTAAACCTCAAAGAACACTGA
- the ruvB gene encoding Holliday junction branch migration DNA helicase RuvB, with protein MSERIISPEPLPDEGEELTLRPASLDAFIGQDPIKETLKIAIEAAKLRNEPLDHILFSGPPGLGKTTLAYIIAHEMGATIRTTTGPVLDKPGDVAALATALKNGDVLFIDEIHRMNPVVEEILYPAMEDFFIDVMIGEGPSARSIKLTLEHFTLIGATTRQGLLSSPFRDRFGIIIRLNLYSPAELVEIITRSAGILKIPITPDGAAAIAQRSRGTPRIGNRLLRRVRDFAVVKGDGTITAEIAKNALSLMQIDELGLDELDRRILSVIAEDFGGGPVGAKTIAISVGEETRTIEEVYEPYLIQIGFLKRTPQGRQTTPAAQRHLKNPQKTLF; from the coding sequence ATGAGCGAACGGATCATATCTCCCGAACCCCTGCCGGATGAAGGTGAGGAGCTCACGCTCCGCCCGGCCTCTCTCGATGCATTCATAGGGCAGGACCCGATAAAAGAGACGCTGAAGATCGCCATCGAGGCAGCGAAGCTCCGGAACGAACCGCTCGATCACATCCTGTTCTCAGGCCCGCCGGGGCTGGGCAAGACCACCCTTGCCTACATCATAGCGCACGAGATGGGCGCGACGATCCGGACAACAACGGGGCCGGTGCTCGACAAGCCCGGGGATGTGGCCGCCCTGGCTACGGCACTGAAAAACGGGGACGTGCTCTTCATCGACGAGATCCATCGCATGAACCCGGTAGTTGAGGAGATCCTCTACCCCGCGATGGAGGATTTTTTCATCGATGTGATGATCGGTGAAGGCCCGAGCGCCCGTTCGATCAAACTCACGCTCGAACACTTCACGCTGATCGGGGCAACCACCCGGCAGGGCCTGCTGAGTTCGCCGTTCCGGGACCGGTTCGGCATTATTATCCGCCTGAATCTGTACTCCCCGGCAGAACTTGTCGAGATCATCACGCGGAGCGCCGGCATCTTAAAAATTCCCATCACCCCGGACGGTGCTGCAGCGATCGCCCAGCGGAGCAGGGGTACGCCACGGATTGGCAACCGCCTCTTGCGGAGAGTGCGGGACTTTGCGGTGGTAAAGGGGGACGGGACGATCACGGCAGAGATCGCAAAGAACGCTCTTTCCCTCATGCAGATCGACGAGCTCGGGCTGGACGAACTGGACCGGCGCATCCTGTCGGTTATTGCCGAGGATTTCGGGGGGGGGCCGGTCGGGGCAAAGACCATTGCCATATCGGTAGGAGAGGAGACCCGGACGATTGAAGAGGTGTACGAACCCTACCTCATCCAGATCGGTTTTTTAAAACGGACCCCGCAGGGCAGGCAGACCACTCCCGCGGCGCAACGGCATCTCAAAAACCCCCAGAAGACGCTGTTCTGA
- a CDS encoding beta-propeller domain-containing protein produces the protein MSRKKHTLVALTALVLILAAVIASGCMSSPVTAPAGDIKKFSSADEIREYIRNNTQLAQESDYYPDGTWTMDRMVPVPVMAVQESSAKGASLSGALPSTGSVSSPGYSATNVQVAGVDEPDFVKNDARYIYVISGSTLTIVDAYPASSASILSKTELEDTPREIFISGDRLVLLTTGTSEFTESDMAQGTDTAAKVAMMPRYPYYRSAPVTHAVFYDISDRAHPKLLKDYTIDGDYTDARMIGTTVYLLSRESVYPYNDRIIVPAVRENAKVVVSPDVYYFDNPERQYDFTTVTSFDATNGATKDAKTYLVGSGNIVYVSPDAMYVSYQKYHTIYRPMRGMSESSMGAIQGSGASVGSAAPVSVSSIIEDFNTMNEADKQAAIAELKSGEQEAIRKKEIDQTTTAIHKIGINNGAITYIAKGEVPGYLKNQFAMDEYNNNLRVATTSDVWTTRGQYEYNNVFVLDGAMKTIGSLTHIAEQEKIYSTRFIGDRLYMVTFKRIDPFFVIDLSTPVNPKILGKLKIPGYSDYLHPYDKNYVIGLGKETATNDWGGVSAQGLKLALFDVSDVEHPRQVGKVEIGDAGSDSAALSDHKAFLFDKAKNLLVIPARVVRQDAVQDTKLSGDQPQVWYGAYVFGVNPDTGFVLRGTVEHGTGGSGYYWYGSSKNEVKRSLYIGDTLYTLSSAKILANPLSQINTTVATIQLDGKDEVLYPPMMGE, from the coding sequence ATGTCAAGGAAGAAACATACCCTGGTCGCGCTCACCGCGCTCGTGCTCATCCTCGCTGCAGTCATTGCCAGCGGGTGCATGAGCTCCCCCGTGACAGCACCGGCAGGGGATATCAAAAAATTCAGCTCCGCAGACGAGATCCGCGAGTACATCAGGAACAACACCCAGCTCGCACAGGAGTCGGACTATTACCCGGACGGGACCTGGACAATGGATCGGATGGTTCCGGTCCCGGTCATGGCAGTACAGGAGTCCTCGGCAAAGGGCGCTTCCCTGTCCGGGGCTCTTCCTTCGACCGGAAGTGTCAGCTCGCCCGGCTACTCAGCGACAAATGTGCAGGTTGCGGGTGTCGATGAACCGGATTTCGTTAAAAATGATGCCCGGTACATCTACGTGATCTCGGGCAGTACGCTCACGATCGTGGACGCGTACCCGGCATCATCGGCATCCATCCTTTCAAAGACCGAACTGGAAGACACGCCCCGCGAGATATTCATCAGCGGCGACCGGCTCGTGCTCTTAACGACCGGTACTTCAGAATTTACCGAAAGTGACATGGCGCAGGGCACAGATACCGCAGCAAAGGTTGCGATGATGCCACGGTACCCCTACTACCGGTCTGCACCGGTCACCCATGCAGTCTTCTACGACATCAGTGACCGGGCGCACCCCAAGCTGCTCAAAGACTACACCATTGACGGGGATTATACGGATGCCCGGATGATCGGCACCACGGTGTACCTGCTCTCCCGCGAGTCGGTGTACCCGTACAATGACCGGATCATTGTCCCTGCTGTGCGGGAGAATGCAAAGGTGGTTGTTTCACCGGACGTCTACTACTTCGATAACCCCGAACGCCAGTACGATTTTACCACCGTCACGTCATTTGATGCAACGAACGGTGCCACAAAAGATGCAAAGACGTACCTGGTCGGCAGCGGCAACATCGTCTACGTCTCGCCCGATGCGATGTACGTGAGCTACCAGAAGTACCACACCATCTACCGCCCGATGCGGGGGATGTCGGAATCCTCAATGGGCGCGATACAGGGTTCGGGGGCATCCGTTGGCAGTGCAGCACCGGTATCCGTATCCTCCATTATCGAAGATTTCAACACCATGAACGAGGCGGACAAACAGGCTGCCATCGCAGAGTTAAAGAGCGGAGAACAGGAAGCGATCCGCAAAAAAGAGATCGACCAGACCACTACGGCAATCCACAAGATCGGGATCAACAATGGCGCAATCACCTATATTGCAAAAGGGGAAGTGCCGGGATATCTCAAGAACCAGTTCGCGATGGATGAGTACAACAACAACCTCCGGGTTGCAACCACTTCCGATGTCTGGACGACCCGGGGACAGTACGAGTACAATAATGTCTTTGTGCTGGACGGTGCGATGAAGACGATCGGGTCACTGACGCACATTGCCGAGCAGGAGAAGATCTACTCCACCCGGTTCATCGGAGACCGGCTCTACATGGTCACGTTCAAACGCATAGACCCGTTCTTTGTAATCGACCTCTCGACTCCCGTAAACCCGAAGATCCTCGGCAAGCTCAAGATCCCCGGCTACTCCGATTACCTCCACCCCTATGACAAGAACTACGTCATCGGTCTTGGCAAGGAGACGGCGACCAATGACTGGGGCGGTGTCTCGGCACAGGGACTCAAGCTGGCGCTTTTCGATGTGAGTGACGTGGAGCACCCCCGGCAGGTTGGCAAAGTCGAGATCGGCGATGCCGGTTCGGATTCCGCAGCCCTGTCGGATCACAAGGCATTCCTCTTTGACAAGGCAAAGAACCTGCTCGTGATCCCGGCCCGGGTTGTCCGGCAGGATGCAGTACAGGATACGAAGCTGAGCGGCGATCAGCCGCAGGTCTGGTACGGAGCCTATGTCTTTGGGGTAAATCCTGATACCGGGTTTGTCCTGCGGGGCACCGTGGAGCACGGTACGGGCGGCAGCGGGTACTACTGGTATGGCAGCTCGAAAAATGAAGTGAAACGCTCGCTCTACATCGGTGACACGCTCTACACACTCTCGTCAGCGAAGATCCTTGCCAACCCGCTAAGCCAGATCAATACAACGGTTGCGACGATTCAGCTGGACGGGAAGGATGAGGTATTGTATCCACCGATGATGGGAGAGTAA
- a CDS encoding ArsR family transcriptional regulator, with translation MFKSMNMLGTPALDTLVFLGRHYRNSFYVRELAKILSISTGAASGQLRALEESGLVTHEQKGRTLLFRASISHPIVREAKIFATLLELSPLITAGQSGIVRMILFGSCAVGEDAEESDIDLYIETTDRPAAKTLISLCEPGVSRKISPIIVSPDEAVQIRTRDRPLFERIQSGKILVGEPL, from the coding sequence ATGTTCAAAAGCATGAACATGCTCGGCACTCCCGCACTCGATACTCTCGTATTTCTCGGACGCCATTACCGTAACAGTTTCTATGTCCGGGAGCTGGCAAAGATACTCTCGATCAGTACCGGTGCTGCGAGCGGACAGCTCCGGGCACTGGAGGAATCTGGTCTTGTGACACACGAGCAGAAAGGGAGGACGCTCTTGTTCCGGGCCAGCATCTCGCATCCAATCGTGCGGGAAGCCAAAATTTTTGCAACCCTGCTTGAACTCTCGCCGCTCATCACTGCAGGGCAAAGCGGGATCGTGCGGATGATCCTCTTTGGCAGTTGTGCGGTGGGAGAAGATGCGGAGGAAAGCGATATCGATCTCTACATAGAAACAACCGATCGCCCTGCAGCAAAGACCCTGATATCGCTCTGTGAGCCCGGTGTGTCACGGAAAATTTCTCCCATCATCGTATCACCGGATGAGGCGGTGCAGATCCGGACCCGGGACCGCCCGCTGTTCGAGCGGATACAATCCGGAAAAATCCTTGTAGGTGAGCCGCTATGA
- a CDS encoding HEPN domain-containing protein gives MRYRFDECLERGKIVKIPIDQGLVAKELHEAEADLAAAERSLLEHQEKWAIIQGYYSLFHSLRSQVFGKGYREKSHRCLKYAVEALLVDQGALDPVVLEHFSFAMDLREGADYGCIYNAESASIVVVSARTVYEMVRN, from the coding sequence ATGAGATATCGTTTCGATGAATGCCTGGAGCGGGGAAAGATCGTAAAAATCCCCATTGATCAGGGCCTTGTTGCAAAGGAACTTCACGAAGCAGAAGCGGATCTTGCCGCAGCAGAGCGATCGCTTCTGGAACACCAGGAGAAATGGGCGATCATCCAGGGATACTATTCGCTCTTTCACTCACTCAGGTCACAGGTATTTGGCAAAGGCTACCGTGAGAAGAGCCACCGCTGCCTGAAGTATGCAGTTGAAGCCCTGCTCGTTGATCAGGGAGCACTCGATCCGGTGGTGCTGGAACACTTTTCTTTTGCCATGGATCTCCGCGAAGGTGCTGATTATGGCTGCATCTATAACGCCGAGTCAGCGAGCATCGTGGTCGTGTCAGCACGAACGGTGTACGAGATGGTCAGGAATTAA
- a CDS encoding zinc ribbon domain-containing protein has protein sequence MFCSKCGAPKPTVPTNFCTKCGTQFSKESIEDIRDNYQINVGVSTAIGLSSGIITGIFSAAISQIFHFEWWGWAIILVVTGGLMTILLFSSFKTIKNSLERQLKRK, from the coding sequence ATGTTTTGCTCAAAATGTGGAGCGCCAAAACCTACAGTTCCGACAAACTTTTGCACAAAATGCGGCACTCAATTCTCAAAAGAATCAATTGAAGATATCAGAGATAATTATCAGATTAATGTTGGAGTTTCTACTGCAATTGGTTTAAGTTCAGGAATAATTACAGGTATTTTTTCAGCAGCTATTAGTCAAATTTTTCATTTTGAGTGGTGGGGTTGGGCAATAATTTTAGTCGTAACTGGTGGTTTAATGACGATATTATTGTTTAGTTCATTTAAAACAATTAAAAATTCTCTTGAACGTCAATTAAAACGAAAATAG
- the aspS gene encoding aspartate--tRNA(Asn) ligase, with product MRIPIQSVTPETGHAEVCGFVHEVRDLGGLAFFLIRDRTGILQVTIPKKKVSEAVLAAAKAVSRESVVRISGQIKAVDKAPGGRELIPETFEIISLAETPLPLDVSEKVSVELDTRLDGRFLDVRRPRVAAVFAIRSAAMHAINDYLHREGFISITTPKIVAAATEGGTELFPIAYFDKEAYLNQSPQLFKQMMMAAGLEKVYEIGPIFRAEEHNTTKHLNEATSIDIEVSYADHIEVMRILEDVVIKTYEYVDKTCSDHLANMDITDFAVPKGPFPRLPYSEAIEIAKKKIEDPIKYGDDIGSAAERAIGAEMGGHYFIVDWPTEIRPYYAMPYENDPTICKAFDLMHPRMELSSGAQRVHNHDQLVQQIAKKGLNPESFDFYLKPFRYGMPPHAGWGLGADRLIMTMLGLSNVREAVLFPRDMHRLVP from the coding sequence ATGCGTATACCCATACAGTCAGTCACACCGGAGACCGGTCACGCGGAAGTCTGCGGTTTTGTCCATGAGGTCAGGGACCTCGGCGGCCTTGCCTTCTTTTTGATCCGCGACCGCACCGGCATCCTCCAGGTGACCATCCCCAAGAAGAAAGTGAGTGAAGCTGTGCTGGCCGCGGCAAAAGCCGTCTCCCGTGAATCCGTGGTACGGATCAGCGGACAGATCAAGGCAGTTGACAAAGCTCCCGGCGGGCGCGAGCTCATACCGGAGACGTTTGAGATCATCAGCCTTGCCGAGACCCCGCTGCCGCTCGATGTTTCAGAAAAGGTGTCCGTGGAACTCGACACCCGGCTCGACGGACGGTTCCTTGACGTGCGGAGACCCCGGGTTGCTGCCGTCTTTGCGATCCGCAGTGCCGCGATGCACGCGATAAATGATTATCTCCACCGCGAAGGTTTCATCTCCATCACCACCCCCAAGATCGTGGCCGCCGCAACCGAAGGCGGCACCGAACTCTTCCCGATTGCTTACTTCGACAAGGAAGCCTACCTCAACCAGAGCCCGCAGCTCTTCAAGCAGATGATGATGGCTGCCGGCCTTGAGAAGGTGTACGAGATCGGGCCGATCTTCCGGGCCGAGGAGCACAACACCACCAAGCACCTCAACGAGGCAACGAGCATCGATATCGAGGTCTCGTACGCGGACCACATCGAAGTGATGCGTATCCTGGAAGATGTTGTGATAAAGACGTACGAGTATGTGGACAAGACCTGCTCCGACCATCTCGCGAACATGGATATTACGGACTTTGCGGTGCCGAAAGGCCCGTTCCCCCGGCTTCCCTACAGCGAAGCGATCGAGATCGCGAAAAAGAAGATCGAAGACCCGATCAAGTATGGCGACGACATCGGCAGCGCTGCCGAGCGGGCGATCGGTGCCGAGATGGGAGGTCACTACTTCATCGTGGACTGGCCAACCGAAATCCGGCCGTACTACGCAATGCCCTACGAGAACGATCCCACCATCTGCAAGGCGTTCGATCTCATGCACCCGAGGATGGAACTTTCGAGCGGTGCCCAGCGGGTCCACAACCACGACCAGCTCGTGCAGCAAATCGCAAAGAAGGGCCTCAACCCCGAGAGCTTCGACTTCTACTTAAAGCCGTTCCGGTACGGCATGCCACCCCACGCCGGCTGGGGACTGGGCGCAGACCGGCTCATCATGACGATGCTCGGGTTGTCAAACGTCCGCGAGGCAGTCCTCTTCCCCCGTGATATGCACCGGCTCGTGCCGTAA
- a CDS encoding methionine synthase: MAKEYFINKVLATTVVGSYPVVKGGGLKSLFDPLHSAVETAVADQITAGIDIISDGQVRGDMIGAFTAKLPGIREQQVIGKVQPADGPITVADTKYAVSKSPKVKGIITGPSTLAHGLHISTPMYRNKEELAIDLASALIVEARSLEAAGITLLQIDEPIFSTGIADLNVGREAIEAITKAVRIPTCMHVCGGLGNVLDEILKFNVNVFDFEFANNTANIDLLSRRDLGGRMIGFGCVDSSIDRVETVPEIRKRIEKGVEIFGPRTMLIDPDCGMRMRSRESAYWKLKNMCEAAKEVRIAL, encoded by the coding sequence ATGGCAAAGGAATATTTCATCAACAAGGTGCTGGCGACAACCGTGGTGGGCAGCTACCCGGTGGTCAAAGGCGGAGGCTTAAAAAGCCTCTTTGATCCGCTCCACTCCGCAGTCGAGACAGCGGTTGCCGACCAGATCACTGCCGGCATCGATATCATATCGGACGGCCAGGTGCGGGGCGATATGATCGGGGCGTTCACCGCAAAACTGCCCGGCATCCGGGAGCAGCAGGTGATCGGCAAGGTGCAGCCGGCCGACGGGCCGATAACGGTCGCTGACACGAAATACGCCGTGTCAAAATCCCCGAAAGTAAAGGGGATTATTACCGGGCCATCCACGCTCGCCCACGGCCTGCATATCAGCACGCCGATGTACCGGAACAAGGAAGAACTCGCCATCGATCTGGCCTCCGCCCTCATTGTCGAAGCCCGCAGCCTTGAAGCGGCCGGTATCACCCTGCTCCAGATCGATGAACCGATCTTCTCGACCGGGATTGCCGACCTGAACGTGGGCAGGGAAGCAATCGAGGCGATCACGAAAGCGGTCCGCATCCCGACCTGCATGCATGTCTGCGGGGGCCTGGGAAATGTGCTTGACGAGATCCTCAAGTTCAACGTCAACGTGTTCGACTTCGAGTTTGCCAACAACACGGCCAACATCGACCTCCTCTCCCGGCGGGACCTGGGCGGGCGGATGATCGGATTTGGCTGCGTGGACTCCTCGATCGACCGGGTTGAGACCGTTCCCGAGATCCGGAAGCGGATTGAAAAAGGCGTGGAGATCTTCGGGCCCAGGACGATGCTCATCGATCCCGACTGCGGGATGCGGATGCGGAGCCGGGAGTCTGCCTACTGGAAACTCAAGAACATGTGCGAGGCCGCAAAGGAAGTGCGGATCGCACTGTAG
- a CDS encoding alpha/beta hydrolase — protein sequence MNTKLTTILAIALMICLLAVAGCTNNSGTCPAPATGQIPAVQPHPAVSYNVTPVKYAQVNGVTLGYREFGAGEPLLMIEGFGATIDTWNQTFIGILATKYHVYTYDHRGMGYSSDNNATPTIPLYAEDAAGMMTALGYDSMHVYGVSMGSTVSQQLVIDHPERVRKLVLDSVTYSIRIPETRRLLYTIEAAGIDPNQTAGVHREAQANLAWNGSYAGLSGIQKDVMLVVGTDDVLTPEAVTLQIAGQINGSWLVRYKGLPHAASHYAPVDYGNNALAFFGANESAPWST from the coding sequence ATGAACACTAAACTGACAACAATTCTGGCAATTGCCCTCATGATCTGCCTTCTTGCGGTGGCGGGTTGCACGAATAACTCCGGCACCTGCCCGGCGCCTGCAACAGGTCAGATTCCGGCAGTCCAGCCCCATCCGGCCGTATCGTACAACGTGACACCCGTCAAGTATGCACAGGTCAACGGCGTTACGCTGGGGTACCGGGAATTCGGTGCCGGTGAGCCACTCCTGATGATTGAGGGATTTGGTGCAACCATCGATACATGGAACCAGACCTTCATCGGCATCCTCGCCACGAAATACCATGTCTATACCTACGACCACCGGGGGATGGGCTACAGCAGTGACAATAACGCGACCCCCACCATCCCGCTGTATGCGGAGGACGCTGCCGGCATGATGACCGCTCTCGGTTATGACAGCATGCACGTGTACGGGGTCTCCATGGGATCCACGGTCTCCCAGCAGCTGGTCATCGATCATCCCGAACGCGTACGGAAACTGGTACTCGATTCGGTGACGTACAGCATCCGGATTCCCGAGACCAGGAGACTGCTCTACACGATAGAAGCAGCGGGAATCGATCCCAACCAGACCGCGGGTGTCCACCGGGAGGCACAGGCAAATCTTGCATGGAACGGCTCGTATGCCGGTCTTTCCGGCATCCAGAAAGATGTCATGCTGGTCGTGGGGACGGATGATGTCCTGACACCGGAGGCAGTAACGCTCCAGATAGCCGGGCAGATCAATGGCTCGTGGCTCGTGCGGTACAAGGGACTCCCGCATGCCGCGTCCCACTATGCTCCCGTAGATTACGGGAATAATGCACTCGCATTCTTCGGCGCGAATGAGTCGGCGCCGTGGAGTACGTAA
- a CDS encoding competence protein CoiA family protein, with protein MEFALSENNERIVASPGAKGFCSLCGEFLIPKCGKIRIHHWAHKTREDCDPWWEGETDWHRQWKNFVEEKFREITIIKDGIKHRADVQLPSPSEIIFEFQRKPLSIDERQERENFYVKMIWVIHFSKDKILEITERKMYLPMFGDSYVKVKSFSEGFFRPLHPCPIFLDFDDGEMFWIREFDDYDNMRARWFYGRFIRKIDFINQYLKNPSFSDIDELKISHHHRDYEAKQKQLWAVRAELSDVMEELRIAKQQKYFDEHFEELQKINEELRKKDEEETQKRQYEKDTRKRQNEADARKRQSDKDEAKKRQEIMNGFNKTINAYTELKKEDFC; from the coding sequence ATGGAATTTGCTTTATCTGAAAATAATGAGCGGATAGTTGCAAGTCCCGGAGCCAAAGGATTCTGCTCATTATGCGGCGAATTTTTAATTCCTAAATGTGGCAAAATTAGAATCCATCATTGGGCGCACAAAACCCGTGAAGATTGTGATCCGTGGTGGGAAGGGGAAACGGATTGGCATCGTCAATGGAAAAATTTTGTTGAAGAAAAATTTAGAGAGATTACAATTATAAAAGACGGGATTAAGCACAGAGCCGATGTTCAACTACCATCACCTTCTGAAATTATCTTCGAATTTCAGAGAAAACCCTTATCCATTGATGAACGTCAGGAGCGAGAGAATTTTTATGTAAAAATGATTTGGGTAATTCATTTTTCAAAAGACAAAATATTGGAAATAACCGAAAGGAAAATGTATCTTCCAATGTTTGGCGATTCTTACGTCAAAGTAAAAAGTTTCAGTGAGGGATTTTTTCGGCCCCTTCATCCATGCCCGATTTTTTTGGATTTTGATGACGGTGAAATGTTTTGGATAAGAGAGTTTGATGACTATGATAATATGCGAGCAAGATGGTTTTATGGAAGGTTTATTAGGAAAATTGATTTTATCAATCAATATTTGAAAAATCCCTCTTTTTCTGATATCGACGAATTAAAAATTTCACATCATCATCGGGATTATGAAGCAAAACAAAAACAATTGTGGGCCGTTCGAGCAGAATTAAGCGATGTAATGGAAGAATTGCGCATTGCAAAGCAACAAAAATACTTTGATGAACATTTCGAAGAACTGCAAAAAATTAATGAGGAGTTGCGAAAAAAGGACGAAGAGGAAACTCAAAAGCGCCAGTATGAAAAAGACACAAGAAAACGACAAAACGAAGCAGACGCAAGAAAACGACAGTCAGATAAAGATGAAGCAAAAAAACGACAAGAAATAATGAATGGGTTCAATAAAACAATAAACGCATACACAGAATTAAAAAAAGAAGATTTCTGTTGA